A single region of the Thermotoga profunda AZM34c06 genome encodes:
- a CDS encoding LTA synthase family protein produces the protein MLKSTQNYMLFLSMLSILKICIFYITIPGVFKLSTVLGTVGWVFLLFFLFTFIIKEWGFGLYCILSAVLFADFLYFQNFGTLPSVRQLILLPQVGKLGTNIKYFTNFFSILFVIDLIPIGIFDRKRYLSIRGIVHETPRWVFTTVLLCGIFAITPLVAEKLKSSQVFNRYGLIAYHAYDIANLFAKSKQEASSAVRIDSQQVSKKKYWAIGANRNVIVIQLESFQNFLVDMKYNGQEVTPNLNKLVHRDSIYFSNYYQQTGAGNTADAEFVSLVSLHIPGEEVAYEKYDDIDFYALPRILKEKGFHTLAMHGNVGWFWNREKIYPHLGFEDFISLEELDQDLVFGMGLNDLSFFEQATDILKNYPQPFLSFLVTISSHTPFIIPDQLKSLELLPEHQGSIFGNYLQAVHYADYALGRFIEKLKQAGLYEKSIVILYGDHAGLYPFNKEAKDDVSKFFKIDYKYKDAMNIPLVVHIPGSKIEEEIKTVGGQIDFLPTVLNILGIQDEKIITLGKDLVNSKNGFVALRYHLPDGSFIDDTRYFEVSNDGIIQNSLGFNSIDGHILPYYECLDGYKIAVQQIENSKHILNSYIEKTAVSPK, from the coding sequence TTGCTCAAAAGCACTCAAAACTATATGCTGTTTTTATCGATGCTCAGTATTTTAAAGATTTGCATTTTCTATATCACGATACCTGGTGTATTCAAGCTTTCCACAGTACTTGGTACTGTAGGTTGGGTTTTTCTATTATTTTTTTTGTTCACCTTTATCATCAAAGAATGGGGTTTTGGGCTGTACTGTATCTTGTCTGCAGTGTTATTCGCTGATTTTCTCTATTTTCAAAACTTTGGAACCCTGCCATCTGTAAGACAACTCATCCTATTACCACAGGTGGGTAAACTCGGTACAAATATAAAATATTTCACCAACTTTTTTTCTATATTATTCGTGATAGATCTAATACCAATTGGAATATTCGACAGAAAAAGATATCTGTCTATCAGAGGGATAGTTCACGAAACGCCAAGGTGGGTTTTCACTACTGTACTACTCTGCGGAATCTTTGCCATTACACCCCTTGTGGCTGAAAAACTCAAATCGAGTCAGGTTTTTAATAGGTATGGTCTGATTGCTTATCATGCATATGATATCGCCAACTTGTTCGCCAAATCAAAACAAGAGGCATCTTCAGCTGTTCGGATAGACTCTCAACAAGTTTCAAAGAAAAAGTACTGGGCAATCGGTGCTAATAGGAATGTTATAGTTATTCAGCTTGAATCTTTTCAGAACTTCTTGGTGGACATGAAGTACAATGGACAAGAAGTCACACCAAATCTGAACAAATTGGTACACAGAGATTCTATTTACTTTAGTAATTATTATCAACAAACTGGGGCAGGAAACACAGCCGATGCTGAATTTGTATCTCTGGTGTCTCTGCATATTCCAGGAGAAGAAGTGGCTTACGAGAAGTATGATGATATAGATTTTTACGCACTTCCCAGAATCTTGAAAGAAAAAGGCTTTCACACACTTGCCATGCATGGTAATGTAGGGTGGTTTTGGAATCGAGAGAAAATCTACCCACACCTTGGTTTCGAGGACTTTATAAGCCTTGAGGAACTCGATCAAGATTTGGTGTTTGGTATGGGGTTGAACGATCTTTCTTTTTTTGAACAAGCTACCGATATCTTGAAGAACTACCCACAGCCGTTCTTATCTTTTTTGGTAACTATCTCGAGTCATACACCTTTCATAATTCCAGATCAATTGAAAAGTTTAGAGCTTTTACCAGAGCATCAAGGAAGTATTTTTGGTAATTATCTTCAGGCTGTACATTATGCAGATTATGCTCTGGGTAGATTCATTGAAAAATTAAAGCAAGCGGGGTTGTATGAGAAATCTATCGTAATACTCTATGGTGATCACGCGGGACTGTATCCTTTCAATAAAGAGGCAAAAGATGACGTTTCGAAGTTTTTCAAAATAGATTATAAATACAAAGATGCCATGAACATACCGTTGGTTGTTCACATACCTGGTTCAAAAATAGAGGAAGAAATCAAAACAGTGGGAGGACAGATCGATTTTTTACCCACTGTACTCAACATTTTGGGCATACAAGATGAGAAAATAATAACCCTTGGCAAGGATCTGGTCAATTCAAAAAATGGTTTTGTAGCCTTGAGGTATCATCTACCAGATGGATCATTTATCGATGATACAAGATATTTTGAGGTGTCAAATGACGGGATTATTCAAAACAGTTTGGGTTTTAATTCTATTGATGGTCATATCTTACCATACTATGAATGCCTTGATGGTTACAAAATTGCCGTTCAACAGATAGAAAATTCCAAACATATACTCAATTCTTATATCGAGAAAACGGCAGTATCACCAAAATAA